A single window of Planctomycetia bacterium DNA harbors:
- a CDS encoding ABC transporter ATP-binding protein — MAQLVVENLEKSFPTRAEPLVVLRGVSCSLKAGENLAVVGPSGSGKSTFLHIVGTLDRPTAGTVRLDGADPFALPEATLAEFRNRRIGFVFQDHHLLPQCTVLENTLIPALALGPTKPASVTRAKELLERVGLSSRIDHRPAELSGGERQRVAIARALVMQPTLLLADEPTGNLDRTTATTIMDLLLELQRADETIMIVVTHSPELAARCQQRVEMDDGRLKAL; from the coding sequence ATGGCCCAACTTGTTGTCGAAAATCTCGAAAAATCCTTCCCCACGCGGGCGGAGCCGCTCGTCGTCTTGCGCGGCGTGTCTTGCTCGTTGAAAGCTGGGGAGAACCTGGCTGTCGTCGGGCCCAGCGGGTCCGGCAAGAGTACGTTTTTGCATATCGTTGGCACGTTGGATCGGCCCACGGCCGGGACGGTGCGGCTGGATGGGGCGGATCCGTTTGCGTTGCCCGAGGCGACGTTGGCGGAGTTTCGGAATCGGCGGATTGGGTTTGTGTTTCAGGACCATCACCTGTTGCCGCAATGCACGGTGCTGGAGAACACGCTCATTCCCGCGCTGGCGCTGGGGCCCACCAAGCCGGCCTCCGTGACGCGGGCGAAAGAGTTGCTGGAACGCGTGGGATTGTCGAGCCGCATCGATCATCGTCCGGCCGAACTCTCCGGCGGCGAACGCCAGCGCGTGGCCATTGCGCGCGCACTGGTGATGCAGCCGACGTTGCTGCTGGCCGACGAGCCGACCGGCAACTTGGATCGCACCACGGCCACAACCATCATGGACTTACTTCTAGAACTGCAACGGGCCGATGAGACGATCATGATCGTCGTCACGCACAGCCCGGAGTTGGCGGCGCGCTGCCAGCAACGCGTGGAAATGGACGACGGGCGATTGAAGGCGCTGTAG
- a CDS encoding serine/threonine-protein kinase, with translation MLRRPLDLHGIRPDTEPPMEPGDLLQDRYRIEREIGRGEFGVVYLARDERQSVLVAIKVLLPWAKKNEQFRHRLKREAKLAGMLHSPHAVRIFELVETAEQDLAIVMEFLDGESLHELLVRERRLDPARVSRLATQILEALGEAHTLGVIHRDVKPGNVVLQRTADGGEHVKVLDFGIAKMGSGASSSDTAKLTQQGGTLGTPVYMSPEQCRGEELSPASDLYSLGVVLYELLSGRVPFDDENPVRVLMMHNDQPPPPLEASLANTQIGQAVMRALEKEPTKRFASARDFALVLGAAPSTPRVKQWTAEVKDPGQKKPPKAKQPAKPGGGIVAALTRNWLVFVVAALIGTALAGYFLD, from the coding sequence TTGCTGCGACGCCCACTCGACTTGCACGGCATCCGCCCCGATACTGAACCGCCTATGGAGCCAGGCGACTTGTTGCAGGATCGTTATCGGATTGAGCGCGAGATTGGGCGCGGGGAGTTCGGCGTCGTCTATTTGGCGCGCGACGAGCGGCAGTCCGTGCTGGTGGCGATCAAGGTCTTGCTCCCCTGGGCCAAGAAAAATGAGCAGTTCCGGCACCGCCTGAAGCGCGAGGCCAAGCTCGCCGGCATGCTTCATAGCCCGCACGCCGTCCGCATCTTCGAGCTGGTCGAGACCGCCGAGCAAGACTTGGCAATCGTAATGGAGTTTCTCGACGGAGAGAGTCTCCACGAATTGTTGGTCCGTGAGAGGCGGCTCGATCCGGCGCGCGTCTCGCGGCTCGCGACACAGATTCTCGAAGCGCTCGGCGAAGCCCATACCCTGGGCGTGATCCATCGCGACGTGAAGCCTGGCAACGTCGTCTTGCAGCGGACGGCCGATGGCGGCGAGCATGTGAAAGTGCTCGATTTCGGGATCGCGAAGATGGGGAGTGGCGCAAGTTCCTCGGACACCGCCAAACTTACGCAGCAAGGCGGCACCCTAGGCACGCCGGTCTACATGAGCCCCGAACAATGTCGCGGCGAGGAGCTCTCGCCTGCGAGCGATCTCTATTCGCTCGGCGTCGTGCTTTACGAGTTGCTCTCCGGTCGCGTCCCCTTCGACGATGAAAATCCGGTCCGCGTCCTGATGATGCACAACGACCAGCCACCTCCGCCGCTGGAGGCCAGCCTCGCCAACACCCAGATCGGGCAAGCGGTAATGCGGGCGCTCGAAAAAGAACCGACGAAGCGGTTCGCCAGCGCCCGCGATTTCGCGCTCGTCCTCGGCGCCGCGCCCAGCACGCCGCGGGTCAAACAGTGGACGGCCGAAGTCAAAGACCCTGGCCAAAAAAAACCGCCCAAAGCAAAGCAGCCAGCGAAGCCCGGCGGCGGCATCGTCGCAGCGCTCACACGCAACTGGCTAGTCTTCGTCGTAGCAGCCCTGATCGGCACCGCGTTGGCCGGCTATTTCCTGGATTGA